One window from the genome of Pelodictyon luteolum DSM 273 encodes:
- a CDS encoding segregation and condensation protein A, with protein MFRISLEEFEGPLDLLLFFIKRDELDIYNIPISKITNDFVTHIHGARTLNLEVAAEFIYMASMLMSIKAAMLLPRPSMENGDTDEFDPRTELVQRLLEYKRIKEASLQLAEMAEARHELFARGFFEEYDQNVVDEMDEPVNRPTIYHLIKAYRSVLDNMPKPMTRNVMEAPVTVHEQTELILRMLGERVQVSFTSVLEGVTQRIILVVTFLAVLEMCKNQRIMVLVKEGYDDFWIARRNAPPEIDNNPLVLFADA; from the coding sequence ATGTTCAGGATCAGCCTTGAGGAATTTGAAGGTCCGCTCGACCTGCTCCTCTTCTTCATCAAGAGGGATGAACTGGACATCTACAATATCCCCATCTCCAAAATCACCAACGATTTCGTTACCCATATCCACGGGGCCAGAACCTTGAATCTCGAGGTGGCGGCGGAGTTCATTTACATGGCTTCGATGCTGATGAGCATCAAGGCGGCCATGCTCCTGCCCCGTCCTTCTATGGAGAATGGCGATACCGATGAATTCGATCCGCGAACCGAGCTGGTGCAGCGGCTGCTCGAGTACAAGCGCATCAAGGAGGCGAGCCTGCAGCTTGCGGAGATGGCCGAGGCTCGTCATGAACTCTTTGCACGCGGTTTCTTCGAGGAGTACGATCAGAATGTCGTGGACGAAATGGACGAACCGGTCAACCGGCCGACCATCTATCATCTCATCAAGGCCTACCGCTCGGTGCTCGACAACATGCCGAAGCCAATGACTCGAAATGTGATGGAGGCTCCGGTTACGGTGCATGAGCAGACAGAGCTGATTCTCCGGATGCTCGGCGAGCGGGTGCAGGTTTCGTTCACCTCTGTTCTTGAAGGCGTCACCCAGCGCATCATCCTCGTGGTGACATTCCTCGCCGTGCTGGAAATGTGCAAGAACCAACGCATCATGGTGCTGGTGAAAGAGGGGTACGACGACTTCTGGATCGCCAGAAGGAACGCTCCGCCCGAGATAGACAACAACCCTTTAGTCCTGTTCGCCGATGCCTGA
- a CDS encoding C1 family peptidase, whose translation MYPKQQMLPAAGHPKPVGTGWLPPMPDLRDYTPSHPDIAGMVRKLGVAEGSGNLPSSMDLRQWCPPVENQGGIGACTAQAAAGMVEYYERRAFGRHIDCSRLFIYKTTRNLMGVVGDGGAWLRNTMGALALCGAPPEKYWPYSDNDTDYDLEPTAFVYALADNFEALRYCCHDPMGAGMEPATVLGGVKRFLSAGVPSAFGFFGFPSFDEGAAPGDIPMPCADEQAEWGHAVLAVGYDDSREVGNKRCGTASKGALLVRNSWGREWGEDGYGWIPYGYVTQGLAMDFWSLFSMGWIDTGQFGS comes from the coding sequence ATGTACCCGAAGCAGCAGATGCTACCTGCAGCAGGTCACCCGAAACCGGTCGGTACCGGGTGGCTCCCCCCGATGCCCGACCTTCGCGACTACACCCCGTCCCATCCTGACATTGCCGGTATGGTCCGGAAGCTCGGCGTTGCAGAAGGCTCGGGCAATCTTCCTTCTTCCATGGACCTCAGGCAATGGTGCCCCCCGGTCGAAAACCAGGGCGGCATAGGCGCCTGTACGGCGCAGGCCGCGGCAGGTATGGTCGAGTACTACGAGCGCCGTGCGTTCGGCCGCCATATCGACTGCTCCCGTCTCTTCATCTACAAGACGACCCGTAATCTCATGGGTGTCGTGGGTGACGGCGGAGCCTGGCTGCGAAACACCATGGGTGCCCTTGCGCTGTGTGGTGCACCACCTGAAAAGTACTGGCCATACAGCGACAATGATACCGACTATGATCTCGAGCCAACGGCGTTCGTTTACGCTCTGGCCGACAACTTCGAGGCGCTTCGTTACTGCTGCCATGATCCCATGGGGGCGGGTATGGAGCCGGCGACGGTGCTTGGCGGAGTGAAGCGCTTTCTCAGCGCCGGGGTGCCCTCGGCTTTCGGGTTTTTCGGTTTCCCCTCGTTCGACGAGGGCGCCGCTCCGGGCGATATCCCGATGCCGTGCGCCGATGAACAGGCGGAGTGGGGGCATGCCGTGCTTGCCGTAGGGTATGACGACAGCCGTGAAGTTGGCAACAAGCGGTGCGGGACCGCTTCAAAGGGAGCTCTGCTCGTCAGAAACTCCTGGGGCAGGGAATGGGGGGAGGACGGATACGGATGGATCCCCTACGGGTATGTCACGCAGGGATTGGCGATGGATTTCTGGTCGCTCTTCAGCATGGGCTGGATCGATACCGGCCAGTTCGGCTCATGA
- the gyrA gene encoding DNA gyrase subunit A, with amino-acid sequence MQRQRILPVTIEEEMRGSYLDYSMSVIVSRALPDVRDGLKPVHRRVLYGMHELGLQAGKPHKKSARVVGEVLGKFHPHGDTAVYDSLVRLVQDFSLRYPLIDGQGNFGSIDGDSPAAMRYTEVRMKQIAGEMLKDLDKETVDFALNFDDSLEEPTVLPSSIPNLLVNGASGIAVGMATNIPPQNLREVVDGMIALIGNPELEVSDLMKFVIAPDFPTAGIIYGYEGVRQAYLTGRGKVVIRARALIEVTQKNGRESIVVTELPYQVNKVRLIEKIVELVHDKKIEGIADIRDESDRDGMRLVIELKRDAVAKVVLNNLYKHTPMQDTFGVIMLALVDGVPRILNLKEMMQYYIKHRNEIVLRRTRFDLAAAERRAHILEGLKICLDNLDEVITTIRESPDANTAQDRLMERFALSEIQAKAILEMRLQRLTGMERQKIDAEYKETLATIDELRLILQSPERQMEIIRTELLKVKEVYGDERRTEIVPQEGDFSIEDMIAQEDVVITVTHDGFIKRFPVSGYRRQARGGKGVTGAQAKHDDFIEHMFVASTHNYILFFTNTGRCYWLKVYEIPEAGRAARGRALANIMELHPDEKIKAYINIRNFDEPGYIIMATADGIVKKTALEEFSRPRRNGIAAITIDEGDALLDARLTDGDHQVILAKSSGLVVRFPEVQVRPMGRTAMGVKGITLDRGEKCIAMVTTKRTDTALLAVTDNGFGKRSRVEDYRLTKRGARGVITLKAHEKIGSLVGLLDVNDDDDLILITTHGIVNRQHVSDIRITGRNTSGVKLIRLMAGDTISALARVPKSDEETDSDVLLEDPDGQMPLSFE; translated from the coding sequence ATGCAGCGCCAAAGAATACTCCCTGTCACTATTGAGGAAGAAATGCGGGGGTCTTACCTCGATTATTCCATGTCGGTCATTGTCAGCCGCGCATTGCCCGATGTGCGCGACGGCTTGAAGCCGGTCCACAGGAGGGTGTTGTACGGTATGCATGAACTCGGCCTGCAGGCAGGCAAGCCGCACAAGAAATCGGCCCGCGTGGTCGGTGAAGTGCTCGGTAAGTTCCATCCCCACGGCGATACTGCTGTCTACGACAGTCTTGTACGCCTCGTTCAGGACTTTTCGCTCCGCTACCCGCTCATCGACGGCCAAGGCAACTTCGGTTCCATCGATGGCGACTCCCCTGCGGCTATGAGGTACACCGAGGTCCGAATGAAGCAGATTGCAGGCGAAATGCTCAAGGATCTCGACAAGGAGACCGTGGACTTCGCCCTGAACTTTGATGACTCCCTTGAGGAGCCGACCGTTCTTCCTTCTTCGATTCCGAACCTGCTCGTCAATGGCGCCTCCGGCATCGCCGTCGGCATGGCGACCAACATTCCGCCCCAGAACCTCCGCGAGGTGGTTGACGGCATGATTGCACTCATCGGGAACCCGGAGCTTGAAGTCTCGGATCTGATGAAGTTCGTTATCGCCCCTGACTTCCCGACGGCCGGCATTATCTACGGATACGAAGGGGTCCGTCAGGCATATCTTACCGGCCGGGGCAAGGTGGTGATCCGAGCAAGGGCTCTCATCGAGGTGACCCAGAAGAACGGCCGTGAGTCGATTGTGGTTACCGAGCTGCCCTACCAGGTCAACAAGGTTCGTCTTATTGAGAAGATTGTCGAACTCGTTCACGATAAGAAAATTGAGGGCATCGCTGATATTCGTGACGAATCCGACCGCGATGGCATGCGCCTTGTCATCGAGCTCAAACGCGATGCCGTTGCGAAGGTGGTGCTGAACAACCTGTACAAGCATACGCCGATGCAGGATACGTTCGGCGTCATCATGCTTGCCCTTGTCGATGGCGTGCCGCGGATTCTCAACCTCAAGGAGATGATGCAGTACTACATCAAGCACCGCAACGAGATCGTGCTTCGCCGCACGCGCTTTGACCTTGCGGCTGCCGAAAGGCGTGCACACATCCTCGAGGGTCTCAAGATCTGCCTCGACAACCTCGACGAAGTTATCACCACGATCCGCGAATCCCCCGATGCCAATACGGCTCAGGATCGTCTTATGGAGAGGTTCGCCCTGTCTGAGATTCAGGCGAAGGCAATCCTCGAAATGCGTCTCCAGCGCCTCACCGGCATGGAACGCCAGAAGATCGACGCTGAATATAAGGAAACCCTCGCCACCATCGACGAGCTCCGTCTCATCCTTCAGAGCCCCGAAAGGCAGATGGAAATCATCCGCACAGAGCTGCTCAAAGTAAAAGAGGTATACGGTGACGAACGCCGGACGGAAATCGTGCCCCAAGAGGGAGACTTCTCCATCGAGGACATGATCGCTCAGGAGGACGTGGTCATCACCGTCACCCACGATGGCTTCATCAAGCGCTTCCCGGTCTCCGGGTACCGCCGTCAGGCCCGCGGGGGCAAGGGGGTGACGGGAGCTCAGGCCAAGCATGACGACTTCATCGAACACATGTTCGTGGCCTCTACCCACAACTATATTCTCTTCTTTACCAATACCGGACGCTGCTACTGGCTTAAGGTCTATGAGATCCCCGAGGCAGGACGCGCTGCTAGAGGCAGGGCGCTGGCCAACATCATGGAGCTGCACCCGGACGAGAAGATCAAGGCCTACATCAACATCCGCAACTTCGATGAACCGGGCTATATCATCATGGCTACGGCCGACGGTATTGTCAAGAAGACGGCGCTCGAGGAGTTTTCGCGTCCCCGGCGCAACGGCATTGCCGCCATCACCATCGATGAGGGTGACGCGCTGCTCGATGCCCGCCTCACCGACGGAGACCATCAGGTGATTCTCGCCAAGAGTTCAGGTCTGGTTGTCCGCTTCCCGGAGGTGCAGGTCCGGCCGATGGGCAGGACCGCCATGGGCGTCAAGGGCATCACGCTCGATCGCGGAGAGAAGTGCATTGCCATGGTCACCACCAAGCGGACCGATACGGCTCTGCTTGCAGTGACCGACAACGGGTTCGGCAAGCGCAGCAGGGTTGAGGACTACCGCCTGACGAAGCGCGGGGCCAGGGGCGTCATCACCCTCAAGGCGCATGAGAAGATTGGCAGCCTGGTCGGCCTGCTTGATGTCAATGACGATGATGATCTGATCCTGATCACCACGCATGGCATCGTGAACCGCCAACACGTTTCCGACATCCGCATTACCGGCCGCAATACCTCGGGCGTGAAGCTTATCAGGCTTATGGCTGGTGACACGATCTCCGCGCTTGCACGGGTGCCGAAAAGCGACGAGGAGACTGATTCCGACGTCCTGCTTGAGGATCCCGACGGCCAGATGCCGCTTTCGTTCGAATGA
- the tsaE gene encoding tRNA (adenosine(37)-N6)-threonylcarbamoyltransferase complex ATPase subunit type 1 TsaE has translation MNDVFRSASAEETRAAGRSFAATLSEGDVVSLSGELGAGKTEFMRGVSEYFSCSEQLSSPTFPLMNVYTGSVGGREATLHHFDLYRLETPEELEGIGFGEYLSSAWASFVEWAERFPEYEGCYTVRVSIAYDGPSGRTITITGRGR, from the coding sequence ATGAACGACGTTTTCCGCTCCGCTTCCGCTGAAGAGACCCGGGCTGCCGGCCGGAGCTTTGCGGCAACATTGTCTGAGGGTGATGTGGTCTCCCTTTCCGGCGAGCTTGGTGCGGGCAAGACTGAGTTCATGCGCGGAGTGAGCGAGTATTTCTCCTGTTCGGAGCAGCTCTCAAGCCCCACCTTCCCCTTGATGAACGTCTATACGGGATCCGTTGGGGGCCGTGAGGCCACCCTGCACCATTTCGACCTCTACCGACTCGAGACGCCCGAAGAGCTTGAAGGAATCGGATTCGGCGAGTACCTCTCTTCGGCCTGGGCCTCGTTCGTTGAGTGGGCGGAGCGTTTCCCGGAGTATGAGGGATGCTACACGGTCAGGGTCTCTATTGCCTATGACGGCCCTTCGGGTCGTACCATCACCATCACCGGGAGGGGACGATGA
- a CDS encoding P-II family nitrogen regulator has product MKLITAIINPDRLDHVREALIQADITRITVSRVTGHGRQEDIDIYRGQKIAPNLIPKIRLDIAVNDEFVDVTVDTIINFASHDPVAIGDGKIFITPLEECIRIRTRERGGKAV; this is encoded by the coding sequence ATGAAGCTGATTACCGCCATCATCAATCCCGACCGGCTTGACCACGTCCGCGAAGCGCTGATACAGGCGGACATCACCCGTATCACCGTCAGCCGGGTGACCGGCCATGGCCGTCAGGAGGATATTGACATCTACCGCGGCCAGAAGATCGCACCGAACCTCATTCCGAAAATCCGCCTTGACATAGCCGTCAACGATGAGTTCGTCGACGTCACCGTTGACACTATAATCAATTTCGCGAGCCATGACCCTGTGGCCATTGGCGACGGCAAGATCTTCATCACCCCACTGGAGGAGTGCATACGCATCCGGACCCGTGAGCGGGGTGGCAAGGCGGTGTAG
- a CDS encoding RNA recognition motif domain-containing protein produces the protein MNIYIGNLPYSVSEDDLRDAFSQFGQVDSANIIMDKFSGRSKGFGFVDMSSDEAGRAAIEAMNEQEFKGRTIKVNEARPREERAPRRSSY, from the coding sequence ATGAATATTTATATTGGCAATCTGCCGTACTCCGTGTCAGAAGATGATCTTCGCGATGCATTCTCCCAGTTCGGGCAGGTCGACAGCGCAAACATCATCATGGACAAATTTTCCGGACGCTCAAAGGGGTTCGGCTTTGTTGACATGTCGAGCGACGAGGCAGGCCGTGCCGCCATCGAGGCGATGAACGAGCAGGAGTTCAAAGGCCGAACCATCAAAGTGAACGAGGCAAGGCCCCGGGAAGAAAGGGCTCCCAGAAGGAGCAGCTACTGA
- a CDS encoding DUF1015 domain-containing protein, producing the protein MPEIMPFAGLLYSPALLEDASNLICPPYDVIPPALQDELYQRSEVNAVRLELPKEADPYAAAAGRIAEWLRSGALRVDDRPALYPYFQTFTDPSGREFTRRGFFAAMRLSDFTEKKVLPHEKTLSGPKADRLNLYRRTRTNISPVFGIYADEAGTADQLMKEYAEAHQPVLDAMLQGVRNRMWRIDEPGLLQRLQGCLSERTVYIADGHHRYETGLNYRNERAAANPGHDGSEPYNFILTYLANMYDEGLVVFPIHRLLHGIDGFDAAAFTRRLGEYFTVTELGGRDALDAFLDGEPSSYAYGVVLPDKVLGIVLAGEPDSVLDSSCPDALRRLGLVVLHDLVLGRLLGIGAEALAGQKNVVYRKDEDEVFRAVGAGEAQAGFVVKPTTVRQVIDVSEGGDVMPQKSTFFYPKIMTGLVFHSLG; encoded by the coding sequence ATGCCTGAAATCATGCCCTTTGCAGGACTGCTTTACAGCCCTGCCCTTCTGGAGGATGCCTCCAACCTGATCTGTCCCCCGTATGACGTCATCCCTCCCGCACTGCAGGATGAGCTCTATCAGCGATCCGAAGTGAACGCCGTGCGCCTGGAACTTCCAAAGGAGGCGGATCCATATGCGGCGGCCGCCGGGCGGATTGCTGAGTGGCTCCGGAGCGGAGCGCTCAGGGTTGATGACCGCCCGGCGCTTTACCCATACTTCCAGACCTTCACCGATCCCTCCGGCCGTGAGTTCACGCGCCGCGGTTTTTTTGCCGCCATGCGCCTCTCTGATTTTACGGAGAAAAAGGTGCTGCCGCATGAGAAGACCCTTTCCGGCCCGAAGGCGGACCGGCTTAACCTCTACCGAAGGACCCGTACGAACATCAGCCCGGTGTTCGGCATATACGCCGATGAGGCGGGCACTGCCGACCAGCTGATGAAAGAGTACGCGGAGGCCCACCAGCCGGTGCTCGATGCAATGCTGCAGGGGGTCAGGAACCGGATGTGGCGCATTGACGAGCCCGGGCTGCTCCAGCGCCTCCAGGGGTGCCTCTCGGAGCGTACGGTCTACATTGCCGATGGCCACCACCGCTATGAGACCGGTCTCAACTACCGCAATGAGCGTGCCGCCGCAAACCCCGGCCATGATGGAAGCGAACCCTACAACTTCATTCTGACCTATCTGGCCAACATGTACGATGAGGGGCTGGTGGTTTTTCCCATCCACCGCCTTCTTCACGGCATCGACGGGTTCGATGCCGCAGCCTTCACCCGGCGGCTCGGTGAGTATTTCACGGTGACGGAGCTCGGCGGGCGCGACGCGCTCGATGCATTTCTCGACGGTGAGCCCTCAAGTTACGCCTACGGGGTGGTACTGCCGGACAAAGTCCTTGGCATCGTGCTTGCCGGAGAACCCGACAGTGTCCTCGATTCTTCATGCCCCGATGCGCTCCGGCGTCTGGGGCTTGTAGTCCTGCACGATCTGGTGCTCGGACGGCTGCTCGGCATCGGGGCGGAGGCCTTGGCAGGTCAGAAAAATGTGGTATACCGCAAGGATGAGGACGAGGTGTTCCGTGCCGTAGGGGCGGGTGAAGCGCAGGCGGGATTCGTGGTGAAGCCGACCACCGTCAGGCAGGTGATTGACGTGTCGGAGGGCGGGGACGTCATGCCGCAGAAGTCGACATTTTTCTATCCGAAAATCATGACGGGGCTGGTGTTCCACTCTCTTGGATGA
- the rsfS gene encoding ribosome silencing factor yields the protein MGAKKKEVTAAPKGVREVEVGELLARRAAELTLEKKCEEVKILDLRALTTMTDFFVIATADSDRKAKAAADHVVDELRHDGERPLNVEGMETMRWILLDYVDVVVHIFMPDDRRFYDLESLWSDAPVITVS from the coding sequence ATGGGAGCCAAGAAAAAAGAAGTGACGGCGGCACCGAAAGGGGTGCGTGAAGTTGAAGTCGGCGAACTGCTCGCCCGCCGTGCGGCAGAGCTGACGCTGGAAAAGAAATGCGAAGAGGTCAAAATCCTCGACCTCAGGGCGTTGACCACAATGACGGATTTCTTCGTCATCGCCACCGCCGATTCCGACCGCAAGGCAAAGGCCGCGGCCGATCATGTGGTTGATGAACTCCGCCATGACGGCGAACGTCCCCTCAACGTTGAGGGTATGGAGACCATGCGCTGGATCCTGCTTGATTATGTTGATGTTGTCGTGCATATCTTTATGCCTGATGATCGTCGTTTTTATGATCTGGAATCCTTGTGGTCCGATGCGCCGGTCATAACGGTAAGCTGA
- a CDS encoding tetratricopeptide repeat protein gives MKKILLSLALTAIVAMGLASPAAAESANNWFDRGFDCQIQGDIKNALEHYTKAIEIDPAFAMAYQMRGAANQKLKKYQQALSDYSMVINCGETNFRAVGYYNRGIVKNMTGDFSGATADFSQAIALDGKMAPAFFHRAIARSKTGDFPGRQEDFRQAARLGDLNAEAWLNTYCPGWREMPLAGGPS, from the coding sequence ATGAAGAAGATCCTGCTATCCCTCGCCTTGACCGCTATCGTGGCGATGGGCTTGGCCTCGCCAGCTGCAGCCGAGTCCGCAAACAACTGGTTTGACCGCGGGTTCGACTGCCAGATTCAGGGTGACATTAAAAACGCCCTGGAGCATTACACGAAAGCCATCGAAATCGACCCGGCTTTCGCCATGGCCTACCAGATGCGGGGAGCCGCCAACCAGAAGCTAAAGAAATACCAGCAGGCACTCAGCGACTACTCCATGGTCATCAACTGCGGCGAGACCAACTTCAGGGCTGTTGGGTACTACAACCGGGGAATCGTCAAAAACATGACCGGCGACTTCTCGGGTGCCACCGCGGATTTCTCACAAGCCATTGCACTCGACGGAAAAATGGCTCCAGCCTTTTTCCACCGGGCCATCGCCCGAAGCAAAACCGGAGACTTCCCCGGCCGACAGGAGGATTTCCGGCAGGCCGCGCGTCTCGGCGACCTGAACGCCGAAGCCTGGCTGAACACCTACTGCCCAGGCTGGAGGGAGATGCCACTGGCCGGCGGCCCGTCGTAG
- a CDS encoding ammonium transporter — MRKRIATAMLMLPVLMQVSATAAAAPEVYTDSGTTSWMLTSTALVLLMIPGLAMFYGGLVRTKNVIGTMMHSFGAMVIIGVLWPMVGYALSFGPGVLGGFVGWDSKYFMLQGIDESILPSHIPEYVFAMFQGKFAIITPALIAGAFAERVNFRGYALFIALWSIIVYSPICHWVWASDGFLFNLGAAGAIDFAGGTVVHISSGVTALVAALYLGSRRGYPRNVMHPNNLVMTLTGAGLLWVGWFGFNAGSAIASDLATARALTVTQVSAAAGAFTWMVIEMLQHRKATSLGVASGILAGLVAITPAAGVVQPSGAFALGALASIVCYCAILIKNKMGYDDSLDAFGVHGVGGIVGALALVFFIRPAWMADAAEKAGGSWTVMQQLGVQATAVGITVVYAAVVSLFLLVLIDKTIGMRISENDEMSGLDHSMHGEHGYGLINLN; from the coding sequence ATGAGGAAAAGAATAGCAACGGCCATGTTGATGCTTCCCGTTCTGATGCAGGTATCCGCTACGGCCGCGGCCGCACCCGAAGTCTATACAGATTCGGGCACCACATCCTGGATGCTTACCTCCACTGCTCTTGTGTTGCTGATGATTCCCGGGCTCGCGATGTTCTACGGCGGCCTTGTACGCACGAAAAACGTGATCGGTACGATGATGCACAGCTTCGGTGCGATGGTCATCATCGGGGTGCTCTGGCCGATGGTAGGCTACGCCCTGAGTTTCGGTCCGGGAGTACTGGGCGGCTTTGTTGGCTGGGATTCGAAGTATTTCATGCTGCAGGGGATCGATGAGTCCATTCTGCCGTCGCACATTCCCGAATATGTCTTTGCCATGTTCCAGGGCAAGTTCGCCATCATCACCCCGGCCCTTATTGCCGGCGCATTCGCCGAACGGGTGAACTTTCGCGGCTACGCCCTCTTCATTGCGCTCTGGAGCATCATTGTCTACAGCCCCATATGCCACTGGGTATGGGCTTCTGACGGATTTCTCTTCAATCTTGGAGCGGCCGGAGCAATCGACTTTGCCGGCGGCACCGTTGTTCATATCTCTTCGGGTGTGACTGCGCTGGTTGCGGCGCTGTATCTCGGCAGCCGCCGGGGCTATCCCCGCAACGTGATGCATCCGAACAACCTGGTCATGACACTCACTGGCGCAGGACTGCTATGGGTCGGCTGGTTTGGTTTCAATGCCGGCAGCGCCATCGCCAGCGATCTTGCCACCGCCCGGGCCCTCACAGTCACGCAGGTGTCTGCAGCGGCAGGGGCGTTTACCTGGATGGTCATTGAAATGCTGCAGCACCGCAAGGCCACCAGCCTCGGCGTCGCCTCCGGTATTCTGGCCGGTCTTGTAGCCATAACGCCTGCGGCAGGCGTTGTGCAGCCTTCCGGGGCGTTCGCGCTTGGTGCTCTCGCCTCCATTGTATGTTATTGCGCGATCCTCATAAAAAACAAGATGGGATACGACGACAGTCTTGATGCGTTTGGCGTACACGGAGTCGGCGGCATCGTCGGTGCTCTTGCGCTCGTCTTCTTCATCCGTCCCGCCTGGATGGCTGATGCCGCCGAAAAGGCCGGCGGCAGCTGGACCGTGATGCAGCAGCTAGGGGTGCAGGCAACAGCCGTCGGCATCACCGTCGTCTATGCTGCGGTTGTGTCGCTTTTTCTTCTGGTGCTCATTGACAAGACCATTGGCATGCGCATCAGCGAAAACGACGAAATGTCGGGCCTTGACCACAGCATGCACGGCGAGCACGGATACGGGCTCATCAACCTCAACTGA
- a CDS encoding CDGSH iron-sulfur domain-containing protein, which translates to MEKKGPYIITEQPGTKYYCACGMSKTPPYCDGSHKGTGKHPSRVEILEEKEVAVCSCCRSADFPWCDGSHNAPGN; encoded by the coding sequence ATGGAGAAGAAAGGACCATACATCATCACTGAACAGCCGGGCACGAAGTATTACTGCGCCTGCGGCATGTCAAAGACCCCTCCATACTGCGATGGTTCGCACAAGGGGACCGGCAAGCACCCCTCGAGGGTCGAGATCCTGGAGGAGAAGGAGGTCGCTGTGTGCAGCTGCTGCCGTTCAGCGGATTTTCCCTGGTGCGATGGATCCCACAACGCACCCGGCAACTGA
- the tsaB gene encoding tRNA (adenosine(37)-N6)-threonylcarbamoyltransferase complex dimerization subunit type 1 TsaB — MNILAIECTHGVLGIGLLHGGAVRDMRGAAWQKTAESIVPLIDRIMMDAGALPGSLDAVAVSSGPGSFTALRIGMSVAKGVACGLGIPVVPVPTLPSMAASLPSGFGAEAVMAVVESRKGEYYYSVFRTADLAAFRWDAPVERGGAEAVLAELASHPHATAVVGRHLEPLQDALLAGGARVVGADFFTAAALFPMAGRLLSTGGGADAGSVVPDYHQEFVSGSTQVGPGGVGGK; from the coding sequence ATGAACATCCTTGCTATCGAGTGTACCCACGGGGTACTCGGCATCGGCCTTCTGCACGGGGGTGCAGTCCGGGACATGCGCGGGGCTGCCTGGCAGAAGACGGCTGAAAGCATTGTGCCGCTTATCGACCGGATCATGATGGATGCGGGAGCCCTCCCCGGGTCGCTTGATGCGGTCGCGGTATCCTCCGGTCCGGGTTCCTTTACGGCTCTGCGAATCGGGATGTCGGTGGCCAAGGGCGTAGCCTGCGGGCTCGGTATTCCGGTTGTACCTGTTCCTACACTGCCGTCGATGGCGGCTTCCCTCCCGTCGGGATTCGGGGCGGAAGCGGTGATGGCGGTGGTCGAGTCGCGGAAAGGTGAATATTATTACAGCGTCTTCCGCACTGCCGATCTTGCCGCATTCAGGTGGGATGCTCCGGTAGAGCGTGGCGGTGCTGAGGCAGTGCTCGCTGAACTCGCCAGTCATCCACACGCAACGGCCGTCGTGGGGCGCCATCTCGAACCGCTTCAGGATGCGCTCCTGGCCGGTGGTGCGAGGGTTGTCGGCGCGGATTTCTTTACGGCGGCAGCTCTCTTTCCTATGGCAGGACGGCTGCTCTCGACAGGCGGTGGAGCGGACGCGGGGTCGGTGGTGCCGGACTATCATCAGGAGTTTGTGTCCGGAAGCACGCAGGTAGGGCCGGGCGGAGTTGGCGGGAAGTGA